A section of the Lineus longissimus chromosome 1, tnLinLong1.2, whole genome shotgun sequence genome encodes:
- the LOC135492035 gene encoding serine/arginine repetitive matrix protein 2-like isoform X6: MQSMKGWHQRRPQLGETRRTKSRKRKAAVIPKEEARPLAPMKSDSEDDEDDLAALRAAALQSKRKKSLESSQDSRRNSSDKFSSRRSGSNGTANLITIPPQNVESVKSLPARSQNRWGGSLNSSPASTPTKSNVGHKFSRLQHSDTESEESDQEPVTTDTKKSDDELGSDVDIHLGFDAKEIPTLSPALEEPSRCPGPVHVPAQVPIDVAVPVAVPEEHVLSPVRVKTEPQDMDDKSMVYRDIDERTYNHRRLNDFGNTYTDPVVIDEHGDVDMRRVESHLKPPKLQIQVNMDGAGDRRRVQVADVGPVQQMFRVTVTNLNQQRNILLEGADGCLFHDGMGMQLGGRLRPIDDLSVLDARRMIMPRLEQERPKPLVDGEQYGNSGYWDTAEQFRKRKQSYEGQETPWNDVNNYQTANKAIETDHYLAEKTTGKLYMDRESSKFVDREEKPKLRLTQPDHYSDSDSKTDSLLPAESVSTREHDIAVNAEYWVTADQTTERVVKRGGKVKLKSGEKTVKRKSRSPRAEKVKTSKDSRNRSRTSKKRQPEPESSLERYSGDESEITTSRDIKRERDDSFSESEHLSSRERSPSESDVKNSDTIDDDSKFSDIYSEDVSSVSHKANRPVLKKKNRGPQPPVRTHQNSGRSPKQVVVNPKKDKSPRGRKEVVNEHVKNVKGRRARHEVEEFDRSESRERGEGHVKEHNHHVREKNIRHKGDVDEKVHRTKNERVRKSKMVYEEEEDDEEIQAKPKKSRAAREVSDEESSPERPVKTKRSVKDVAGVTHHKAVKKKMVEAPVERSSRPKQRSPRKKLTPEPVEPKRSPGNRMYRSRKLPEEEGEITDEESEERVCKPVKLRSKEQLKMREAIGECSRKLHELLRREEKEEGELDESPVEVNRRALKGLKEEKEEGELSEGPSERKRKVTKGQKLAAPDSDEEERLASRKLQKLRKDKVKSGAEPGDKVVAEKKAKSKSATSEEQSAEKVVEKKTTVGSKLKPPEEVEKSKTGKEISSEKFESGDKNDSDTSAKSNKSKRSLEGTAAKSDVGTNVTSATEKMSGQEEKKSGEKAAKRVESGKAAKGKKTDDEESGAKWKKVGEGEEDRALSPLQEMLEEANKEVEDATKQAAAAEEKDKTAAARFKKFQLEKPGVKKGAKSEEEVKTKAAATKKPTEPKKLDKAGLKLSETKEKLLKILAQGKLKTQDAAKKTAGKPGQKDDTMNFSAGLEAIVQRKGADSRKKVTATKAVKKSVAKRKKNISKSPVRKKSKKSNRGRHRDSRSRSSSTTSYSDRRKSRHRRRHRYSSTESSRSRYSSTSYSRRSRSRSRRRSYSRRRSRSRSSSYSHRRSRSRSRRRSRSRKRSSSGSRSSSRTRSSSRSGSTSSTRSSSHSRSTRSSSTGSTSSTSSASSKDSNDNAAWRFKHTGTSAKAGQTKSEIFERKRTDIENEQKKKQNKNTIDKELPDDRRGNYNNRNDDRPWRGGHDFRYNNNNRGRFTHHDNRPRFNDFGNFRGPGRYQRDWYPRGSGSGYRDFRDHRQDNNFRDFRNQNRDRPPFVRRNRSWSSERGNEKDASPERSRSKDKKGKSQRSKSRDDSKDTENKRSRSRESGAQTKTAGAIKSKVNPPPKFDADKEKVHSDSEGSQQGENKRAFSLLNMDKEKLPVHKRLGSQLGNVIPAKMNRRQPDNEPDMLYNQTNRWRAFLRRMGKGTCTCHLAQDNYRGQQRGGYVYRRWQPRGWHYQPRWHHPEFSP; the protein is encoded by the exons ATGCAGTCGATGAAGGGCTGGCACCAACGGCGACCTCAGCTGGGCGAAACGAGGAGGACAAAGTCACGAAAAAGG AAAGCTGCTGTGATACCGAAAGAGGAGGCACGACCTCTGGCACCAATGAAATCCGACTCCGAAGATGACGAAGATGACTTGGCTGCCTTGCGGGCGGCCGCCCTTCAGTCTAAGAGGAAGAAGAGCCTGGAGAGCTCACAGGATTCCAGAAGG AACTCCTCCGATAAGTTCAGCAGTAGACGCTCTGGGAGCAACGGCACGGCAAACCTCATAACAATCCCGCCTCAGAATGTAGAGTCTGTCAAGTCACTCCCTGCCAGATCCCAAAACCGGTGGGGAGGGAGTCTCAATAGCAGTCCTGCGTCGACACCAACAAAGTCAAATG TTGGGCACAAGTTCAGTCGGTTGCAGCACAGCGATACCGAGAGCGAGGAAAGTGATCAAGAGCCAGTCACAACCGACACCAAGAAGAGCGATGATGAACTCGGATCCGATGTCGACATTCATCTCGGTTTTGATGCCAAAGAGATCCCCACTCTCTCTCCTGCGTTAGAGGAGCCAAGTCGATGTCCAGGTCCAGTGCATGTACCAGCACAAGTGCCAATTGATGTGGCAGTGCCAGTAGCAGTGCCAGAGGAACATGTACTTTCACCGGTCAGGGTCAAAACTGAGCCACAAGATATGGACGATAAGAGTATGGTGTATCGTGATATTGACGAGCGAACGTACAATCACCGTCGCTTGAATGATTTCGGTAACACTTACACCGATCCTGTGGTGATTGACGAGCATGGAGATGTCGATATGCGGCGGGTTGAGAGTCACTTGAAGCCACCAAAGTTACAGATTCAAGTGAATATGGACGGTGCGGGGGATAGGAGGCGTGTGCAGGTTGCAGACGTGGGACCTGTGCAGCAGATGTTTCGGGTTACTGTGACTAATCTCAATCAGCAGCGAAATATCTTATTAGAGGGTGCTGACGGATGCTTATTCCACGACGGGATGGGAATGCAGTTGGGTGGTCGCTTACGCCCTATCGATGACTTATCTGTTCTTGATGCCAGGAGGATGATTATGCCACGTTTGGAGCAAGAGCGGCCTAAACCGCTCGTGGATGGTGAGCAATATGGAAATAGTGGCTACTGGGACACAGCAGAGCAATTCCGTAAAAGAAAGCAAAGTTATGAAGGACAAGAAACACCTTGGAATGATGTCAATAATTATCAGACTGCCAATAAGGCAATTGAAACTGATCATTACTTGGCGGAGAAAACCACTGGTAAATTATACATGGACCGTGAATCTTCTAAGTTTGTAGATCGTGAAGAAAAACCGAAGCTGCGCTTGACTCAACCTGATCATTACAGTGACTCTGATTCTAAAACTGATTCTCTTTTACCTGCGGAATCTGTTTCTACAAGAGAACATGACATTGCAGTTAATGCTGAGTACTGGGTGACTGCAGATCAGACCACGGAGCGGGTGGTGAAAAGGGGAGGCAAAGTCAAACTTAAGAGTGGGGAAAAAACGGTAAAAAGAAAAAGTAGAAGCCCAAGGGCTGAAAAGGTTAAAACTTCTAAGGATTCAAGAAATCGATCTCGTACGAGTAAGAAACGACAACCAGAGCCAGAAAGTAGTCTGGAGAGGTATTCAGGGGATGAATCAGAAATTACGACCAGTCGTGATATCAAACGAGAGCGAGATGATTCGTTTTCTGAATCTGAGCACCTTAGTTCTCGTGAGAGAAGCCCCTCTGAAAGTGATGTCAAAAATAGTGATACGATCGATGATGATTCCAAATTCTCGGATATTTACTCCGAGGATGTTTCATCAGTCTCACACAAAGCAAACCGTCCTGTGTTAAAAAAGAAAAATCGGGGCCCTCAGCCTCCTGTACGGACACATCAAAACTCTGGTAGATCGCCCAAACAAGTTGTGGTTAACCCTAAGAAAGATAAATCACCACGTGGTAGAAAAGAAGTTGTTAACGAACATGTTAAAAACGTTAAAGGCAGACGTGCAAGACATGAAGTTGAGGAGTTTGATAGGTCTGAATCACGTGAGCGAGGTGAAGGGCATGTTAAAGAGCACAATCACCACGTGAGGGAGAAAAACATTCGCCATAAGGGTGATGTTGACGAAAAAGTTCATCGGACAAAAAATGAGCGCGTTCGTAAATCAAAGATGGtttatgaagaagaagaagacgatgaAGAAATACAAGCTAAACCAAAGAAATCCCGGGCCGCTCGTGAAGTCAGCGATGAAGAGTCTTCTCCGGAAAGACCTGTGAAAACCAAAAGATCTGTCAAAGATGTTGCAGGTGTGACTCATCACAAAGCAGTAAAGAAGAAAATGGTTGAAGCCCCGGTTGAACGTTCCTCCAGACCCAAACAGCGCAGTCCTCGAAAGAAGCTGACTCCTGAGCCTGTGGAGCCCAAGCGGTCACCAGGAAACCGAATGTATCGATCGAGGAAACTACCAGAGGAGGAAGGAGAGATAACTGATGAAGAATCTGAGGAAAGGGTTTGCAAGCCGGTGAAACTTCGCAGCAAGGAACAACTTAAAATGAGGGAAGCCATTGGTGAATGCAGCCGCAAACTTCATGAGTTACTACGCAGAGAGGAAAAGGAAGAGGGTGAATTGGATGAAAGTCCTGTGGAAGTGAATCGTAGAGCTTTGAAAGGACTGAAAGAGGAGAAGGAAGAGGGGGAGTTGTCAGAGGGGCCGTCTGAACGTAAGCGTAAAGTCACGAAAGGTCAAAAGTTAGCAGCTCCAGATAGTGATGAAGAAGAAAGGTTGGCGAGTCGAAAGCTACAGAAACTGAGGAAGGATAAAGTTAAAAGTGGTGCGGAGCCTGGCGATAAGGTGGTTGCTGAGAAGAAAGCGAAATCAAAGTCCGCTACTTCGGAGGAGCAGTCTGCAGAGAAGGTAGTTGAGAAAAAGACGACTGTTGGTAGTAAATTGAAACCTCCTGAAGAAGTTGAAAAAAGTAAGACTGGCAAAGAAATTagttcagagaagtttgaatcTGGTGATAAAAACGATAGCGACACTTCTGCGAAGTCCAACAAGTCGAAAAGATCTCTGGAGGGGACGGCAGCAAAGTCTGATGTTGGTACGAATGTGACGTCTGCAACTGAAAAGATGTCTGGCCAGGAAGAGAAAAAGAGTGGAGAGAAAGCTGCTAAGAGGGTTGAATCAGGAAAAGCTGCCAAGGGAAAGAAAACAGATGATGAGGAATCAGGTGCCAAATGGAAAAAAGTTGGTGAAGGTGAAGAAGATCGGGCTCTGTCGCCTCTACAGGAGATGTTGGAGGAGGCTAACAAAGAAGTGGAGGATGCCACAAAACAAGCAGCAGCTGCAGAAGAGAAGGATAAAACAGCAGCAGCAAGGTTTAAGAAGTTTCAGTTGGAGAAGCCTGGGGTCAAAAAGGGGGCAAAATCAGAGGAGGAAGTAAAAACTAAAGCAGCTGCGACTAAGAAACCTACAGAACCTAAAAAATTGGACAAAGCTGGGTTAAAACTTTCTGAGACCAAGGAAAAGTTGCTGAAGATCTTAGCACAGGGTAAGTTGAAGACTCAGGATGCTGCTAAGAAAACTGCGGGGAAGCCTGGTCAGAAAGATGATACTATGAACTTTTCTGCGGGTCTGGAAGCAATAGTCCAAAGGAAGGGAGCAGATAGTCGTAAGAAAGTCACTGCCACTAAAGCTGTCAAGAAATCGGTGGCGAAAAGGAAAAAGAATATTAGTAAGTCTCCAGTACGTAAGAAAAGCAAAAAAAGCAACAGGGGTAGGCATCGTGACTCAAGGTCTAGATCTTCGTCAACAACTTCCTACAGCGATCGCAGAAAATCACGGCATCGGCGACGCCACCGATATTCAAGTACTGAAAGTAGTCGATCGCGATACTCTAGTACTAGTTACAGTCGTAGGAGCAGGAGTAGGAGTCGAAGGAGAAGCTACAGTCGTAGGAGGAGTAGGAGCAGATCCAGCAGTTACAGTCATAGGAGGTCTCGTAGTAGGAGCAGAAGGAGGTCGAGAAGTCGAAAGCGAAGCTCTTCTGGTAGCAGGAGCTCAAGTCGGACTAGAAGTTCTAGTCGCAGTGGGAGTACTAGTAGTACGAGAAGCTCTAGTCATAGTCGTAGCACTAGGAGTTCTAGTACAGGAAGTACTAGTAGTACCAGCAGCGCTTCTTCTAAAGATTCTAATGACAATGCTGCCTGGAGGTTTAAACATACTGGAACGAGTGCTAAGGCTGGACAAACCAAGTCTGAAATCTTCGAGAGAAAGCGAACTGACATTGAAAATGagcagaaaaagaaacaaaataagaATACCATCGATAAAGAATTGCCTGACGATCGGCGTGGGAATTATAATAATAGGAATGACGATCGACCGTGGCGGGGTGGACATGATTTTCgttacaataacaacaacagagGGAGGTTCACGCATCATGATAATAGACCGAGGTTTAATGACTTTGGTAATTTTAGGGGTCCGGGGAggtaccagagggactggtaCCCCAGAGGTAGTGGCAGTGGCTATAGAGATTTTAGAGACCACCGTCAGGATAACAATTTCAGAGACTTCAGAAATCAAAACCGTGACCGACCGCCGTTTGTTCGACGGAACCGTTCATGGAGTAGCGAGAGAGGTAATGAGAAAGATGCCAGTCCTGAGCGTTCGCGCAGTAAAGATAAGAAAGGTAAATCGCAGCGTTCGAAATCGCGTGATGACTCCAAAGACACTGAAAACAAACGCTCGCGGAGTCGTGAATCTGGTGCTCAAACAAAAACTGCTGGTGCCATTAAATCTAAGGTGAACCCCCCTCCTAAGTTTGATGCAGACAAAGAGAAAGTCCATTCCGATTCTGAAGGGAGCCAACAAGGTGAAAACAAACGag CCTTCAGTTTGCTTAACATGG ATAAAGAGAAACTTCCCGTTCACAAGCGGCTGGGTTCGCAACTCGGCAACGTGATTCCGGCCAAAATGAATCGGCGTCAGCCCGACAACGAGCCAG ATATGTTGTACAACCAAACCAATAGATGGCGTGCATTTTTGCGACGTATGGGTAAGGGAACATGCACATGTCATCTGGCTCAAG
- the LOC135492035 gene encoding serine/arginine repetitive matrix protein 2-like isoform X2, with protein MQSMKGWHQRRPQLGETRRTKSRKRLLSDNDIQMWVAKAAVIPKEEARPLAPMKSDSEDDEDDLAALRAAALQSKRKKSLESSQDSRRNSSDKFSSRRSGSNGTANLITIPPQNVESVKSLPARSQNRWGGSLNSSPASTPTKSNVGHKFSRLQHSDTESEESDQEPVTTDTKKSDDELGSDVDIHLGFDAKEIPTLSPALEEPSRCPGPVHVPAQVPIDVAVPVAVPEEHVLSPVRVKTEPQDMDDKSMVYRDIDERTYNHRRLNDFGNTYTDPVVIDEHGDVDMRRVESHLKPPKLQIQVNMDGAGDRRRVQVADVGPVQQMFRVTVTNLNQQRNILLEGADGCLFHDGMGMQLGGRLRPIDDLSVLDARRMIMPRLEQERPKPLVDGEQYGNSGYWDTAEQFRKRKQSYEGQETPWNDVNNYQTANKAIETDHYLAEKTTGKLYMDRESSKFVDREEKPKLRLTQPDHYSDSDSKTDSLLPAESVSTREHDIAVNAEYWVTADQTTERVVKRGGKVKLKSGEKTVKRKSRSPRAEKVKTSKDSRNRSRTSKKRQPEPESSLERYSGDESEITTSRDIKRERDDSFSESEHLSSRERSPSESDVKNSDTIDDDSKFSDIYSEDVSSVSHKANRPVLKKKNRGPQPPVRTHQNSGRSPKQVVVNPKKDKSPRGRKEVVNEHVKNVKGRRARHEVEEFDRSESRERGEGHVKEHNHHVREKNIRHKGDVDEKVHRTKNERVRKSKMVYEEEEDDEEIQAKPKKSRAAREVSDEESSPERPVKTKRSVKDVAGVTHHKAVKKKMVEAPVERSSRPKQRSPRKKLTPEPVEPKRSPGNRMYRSRKLPEEEGEITDEESEERVCKPVKLRSKEQLKMREAIGECSRKLHELLRREEKEEGELDESPVEVNRRALKGLKEEKEEGELSEGPSERKRKVTKGQKLAAPDSDEEERLASRKLQKLRKDKVKSGAEPGDKVVAEKKAKSKSATSEEQSAEKVVEKKTTVGSKLKPPEEVEKSKTGKEISSEKFESGDKNDSDTSAKSNKSKRSLEGTAAKSDVGTNVTSATEKMSGQEEKKSGEKAAKRVESGKAAKGKKTDDEESGAKWKKVGEGEEDRALSPLQEMLEEANKEVEDATKQAAAAEEKDKTAAARFKKFQLEKPGVKKGAKSEEEVKTKAAATKKPTEPKKLDKAGLKLSETKEKLLKILAQGKLKTQDAAKKTAGKPGQKDDTMNFSAGLEAIVQRKGADSRKKVTATKAVKKSVAKRKKNISKSPVRKKSKKSNRGRHRDSRSRSSSTTSYSDRRKSRHRRRHRYSSTESSRSRYSSTSYSRRSRSRSRRRSYSRRRSRSRSSSYSHRRSRSRSRRRSRSRKRSSSGSRSSSRTRSSSRSGSTSSTRSSSHSRSTRSSSTGSTSSTSSASSKDSNDNAAWRFKHTGTSAKAGQTKSEIFERKRTDIENEQKKKQNKNTIDKELPDDRRGNYNNRNDDRPWRGGHDFRYNNNNRGRFTHHDNRPRFNDFGNFRGPGRYQRDWYPRGSGSGYRDFRDHRQDNNFRDFRNQNRDRPPFVRRNRSWSSERGNEKDASPERSRSKDKKGKSQRSKSRDDSKDTENKRSRSRESGAQTKTAGAIKSKVNPPPKFDADKEKVHSDSEGSQQGENKRAFSLLNMDKEKLPVHKRLGSQLGNVIPAKMNRRQPDNEPDMLYNQTNRWRAFLRRMGKGTCTCHLAQDNYRGQQRGGYVYRRWQPRGWHYQPRWHHPEFSP; from the exons ATGCAGTCGATGAAGGGCTGGCACCAACGGCGACCTCAGCTGGGCGAAACGAGGAGGACAAAGTCACGAAAAAGG CTACTCAGTGATAATGATATACAGATGTGGGTAGCA AAAGCTGCTGTGATACCGAAAGAGGAGGCACGACCTCTGGCACCAATGAAATCCGACTCCGAAGATGACGAAGATGACTTGGCTGCCTTGCGGGCGGCCGCCCTTCAGTCTAAGAGGAAGAAGAGCCTGGAGAGCTCACAGGATTCCAGAAGG AACTCCTCCGATAAGTTCAGCAGTAGACGCTCTGGGAGCAACGGCACGGCAAACCTCATAACAATCCCGCCTCAGAATGTAGAGTCTGTCAAGTCACTCCCTGCCAGATCCCAAAACCGGTGGGGAGGGAGTCTCAATAGCAGTCCTGCGTCGACACCAACAAAGTCAAATG TTGGGCACAAGTTCAGTCGGTTGCAGCACAGCGATACCGAGAGCGAGGAAAGTGATCAAGAGCCAGTCACAACCGACACCAAGAAGAGCGATGATGAACTCGGATCCGATGTCGACATTCATCTCGGTTTTGATGCCAAAGAGATCCCCACTCTCTCTCCTGCGTTAGAGGAGCCAAGTCGATGTCCAGGTCCAGTGCATGTACCAGCACAAGTGCCAATTGATGTGGCAGTGCCAGTAGCAGTGCCAGAGGAACATGTACTTTCACCGGTCAGGGTCAAAACTGAGCCACAAGATATGGACGATAAGAGTATGGTGTATCGTGATATTGACGAGCGAACGTACAATCACCGTCGCTTGAATGATTTCGGTAACACTTACACCGATCCTGTGGTGATTGACGAGCATGGAGATGTCGATATGCGGCGGGTTGAGAGTCACTTGAAGCCACCAAAGTTACAGATTCAAGTGAATATGGACGGTGCGGGGGATAGGAGGCGTGTGCAGGTTGCAGACGTGGGACCTGTGCAGCAGATGTTTCGGGTTACTGTGACTAATCTCAATCAGCAGCGAAATATCTTATTAGAGGGTGCTGACGGATGCTTATTCCACGACGGGATGGGAATGCAGTTGGGTGGTCGCTTACGCCCTATCGATGACTTATCTGTTCTTGATGCCAGGAGGATGATTATGCCACGTTTGGAGCAAGAGCGGCCTAAACCGCTCGTGGATGGTGAGCAATATGGAAATAGTGGCTACTGGGACACAGCAGAGCAATTCCGTAAAAGAAAGCAAAGTTATGAAGGACAAGAAACACCTTGGAATGATGTCAATAATTATCAGACTGCCAATAAGGCAATTGAAACTGATCATTACTTGGCGGAGAAAACCACTGGTAAATTATACATGGACCGTGAATCTTCTAAGTTTGTAGATCGTGAAGAAAAACCGAAGCTGCGCTTGACTCAACCTGATCATTACAGTGACTCTGATTCTAAAACTGATTCTCTTTTACCTGCGGAATCTGTTTCTACAAGAGAACATGACATTGCAGTTAATGCTGAGTACTGGGTGACTGCAGATCAGACCACGGAGCGGGTGGTGAAAAGGGGAGGCAAAGTCAAACTTAAGAGTGGGGAAAAAACGGTAAAAAGAAAAAGTAGAAGCCCAAGGGCTGAAAAGGTTAAAACTTCTAAGGATTCAAGAAATCGATCTCGTACGAGTAAGAAACGACAACCAGAGCCAGAAAGTAGTCTGGAGAGGTATTCAGGGGATGAATCAGAAATTACGACCAGTCGTGATATCAAACGAGAGCGAGATGATTCGTTTTCTGAATCTGAGCACCTTAGTTCTCGTGAGAGAAGCCCCTCTGAAAGTGATGTCAAAAATAGTGATACGATCGATGATGATTCCAAATTCTCGGATATTTACTCCGAGGATGTTTCATCAGTCTCACACAAAGCAAACCGTCCTGTGTTAAAAAAGAAAAATCGGGGCCCTCAGCCTCCTGTACGGACACATCAAAACTCTGGTAGATCGCCCAAACAAGTTGTGGTTAACCCTAAGAAAGATAAATCACCACGTGGTAGAAAAGAAGTTGTTAACGAACATGTTAAAAACGTTAAAGGCAGACGTGCAAGACATGAAGTTGAGGAGTTTGATAGGTCTGAATCACGTGAGCGAGGTGAAGGGCATGTTAAAGAGCACAATCACCACGTGAGGGAGAAAAACATTCGCCATAAGGGTGATGTTGACGAAAAAGTTCATCGGACAAAAAATGAGCGCGTTCGTAAATCAAAGATGGtttatgaagaagaagaagacgatgaAGAAATACAAGCTAAACCAAAGAAATCCCGGGCCGCTCGTGAAGTCAGCGATGAAGAGTCTTCTCCGGAAAGACCTGTGAAAACCAAAAGATCTGTCAAAGATGTTGCAGGTGTGACTCATCACAAAGCAGTAAAGAAGAAAATGGTTGAAGCCCCGGTTGAACGTTCCTCCAGACCCAAACAGCGCAGTCCTCGAAAGAAGCTGACTCCTGAGCCTGTGGAGCCCAAGCGGTCACCAGGAAACCGAATGTATCGATCGAGGAAACTACCAGAGGAGGAAGGAGAGATAACTGATGAAGAATCTGAGGAAAGGGTTTGCAAGCCGGTGAAACTTCGCAGCAAGGAACAACTTAAAATGAGGGAAGCCATTGGTGAATGCAGCCGCAAACTTCATGAGTTACTACGCAGAGAGGAAAAGGAAGAGGGTGAATTGGATGAAAGTCCTGTGGAAGTGAATCGTAGAGCTTTGAAAGGACTGAAAGAGGAGAAGGAAGAGGGGGAGTTGTCAGAGGGGCCGTCTGAACGTAAGCGTAAAGTCACGAAAGGTCAAAAGTTAGCAGCTCCAGATAGTGATGAAGAAGAAAGGTTGGCGAGTCGAAAGCTACAGAAACTGAGGAAGGATAAAGTTAAAAGTGGTGCGGAGCCTGGCGATAAGGTGGTTGCTGAGAAGAAAGCGAAATCAAAGTCCGCTACTTCGGAGGAGCAGTCTGCAGAGAAGGTAGTTGAGAAAAAGACGACTGTTGGTAGTAAATTGAAACCTCCTGAAGAAGTTGAAAAAAGTAAGACTGGCAAAGAAATTagttcagagaagtttgaatcTGGTGATAAAAACGATAGCGACACTTCTGCGAAGTCCAACAAGTCGAAAAGATCTCTGGAGGGGACGGCAGCAAAGTCTGATGTTGGTACGAATGTGACGTCTGCAACTGAAAAGATGTCTGGCCAGGAAGAGAAAAAGAGTGGAGAGAAAGCTGCTAAGAGGGTTGAATCAGGAAAAGCTGCCAAGGGAAAGAAAACAGATGATGAGGAATCAGGTGCCAAATGGAAAAAAGTTGGTGAAGGTGAAGAAGATCGGGCTCTGTCGCCTCTACAGGAGATGTTGGAGGAGGCTAACAAAGAAGTGGAGGATGCCACAAAACAAGCAGCAGCTGCAGAAGAGAAGGATAAAACAGCAGCAGCAAGGTTTAAGAAGTTTCAGTTGGAGAAGCCTGGGGTCAAAAAGGGGGCAAAATCAGAGGAGGAAGTAAAAACTAAAGCAGCTGCGACTAAGAAACCTACAGAACCTAAAAAATTGGACAAAGCTGGGTTAAAACTTTCTGAGACCAAGGAAAAGTTGCTGAAGATCTTAGCACAGGGTAAGTTGAAGACTCAGGATGCTGCTAAGAAAACTGCGGGGAAGCCTGGTCAGAAAGATGATACTATGAACTTTTCTGCGGGTCTGGAAGCAATAGTCCAAAGGAAGGGAGCAGATAGTCGTAAGAAAGTCACTGCCACTAAAGCTGTCAAGAAATCGGTGGCGAAAAGGAAAAAGAATATTAGTAAGTCTCCAGTACGTAAGAAAAGCAAAAAAAGCAACAGGGGTAGGCATCGTGACTCAAGGTCTAGATCTTCGTCAACAACTTCCTACAGCGATCGCAGAAAATCACGGCATCGGCGACGCCACCGATATTCAAGTACTGAAAGTAGTCGATCGCGATACTCTAGTACTAGTTACAGTCGTAGGAGCAGGAGTAGGAGTCGAAGGAGAAGCTACAGTCGTAGGAGGAGTAGGAGCAGATCCAGCAGTTACAGTCATAGGAGGTCTCGTAGTAGGAGCAGAAGGAGGTCGAGAAGTCGAAAGCGAAGCTCTTCTGGTAGCAGGAGCTCAAGTCGGACTAGAAGTTCTAGTCGCAGTGGGAGTACTAGTAGTACGAGAAGCTCTAGTCATAGTCGTAGCACTAGGAGTTCTAGTACAGGAAGTACTAGTAGTACCAGCAGCGCTTCTTCTAAAGATTCTAATGACAATGCTGCCTGGAGGTTTAAACATACTGGAACGAGTGCTAAGGCTGGACAAACCAAGTCTGAAATCTTCGAGAGAAAGCGAACTGACATTGAAAATGagcagaaaaagaaacaaaataagaATACCATCGATAAAGAATTGCCTGACGATCGGCGTGGGAATTATAATAATAGGAATGACGATCGACCGTGGCGGGGTGGACATGATTTTCgttacaataacaacaacagagGGAGGTTCACGCATCATGATAATAGACCGAGGTTTAATGACTTTGGTAATTTTAGGGGTCCGGGGAggtaccagagggactggtaCCCCAGAGGTAGTGGCAGTGGCTATAGAGATTTTAGAGACCACCGTCAGGATAACAATTTCAGAGACTTCAGAAATCAAAACCGTGACCGACCGCCGTTTGTTCGACGGAACCGTTCATGGAGTAGCGAGAGAGGTAATGAGAAAGATGCCAGTCCTGAGCGTTCGCGCAGTAAAGATAAGAAAGGTAAATCGCAGCGTTCGAAATCGCGTGATGACTCCAAAGACACTGAAAACAAACGCTCGCGGAGTCGTGAATCTGGTGCTCAAACAAAAACTGCTGGTGCCATTAAATCTAAGGTGAACCCCCCTCCTAAGTTTGATGCAGACAAAGAGAAAGTCCATTCCGATTCTGAAGGGAGCCAACAAGGTGAAAACAAACGag CCTTCAGTTTGCTTAACATGG ATAAAGAGAAACTTCCCGTTCACAAGCGGCTGGGTTCGCAACTCGGCAACGTGATTCCGGCCAAAATGAATCGGCGTCAGCCCGACAACGAGCCAG ATATGTTGTACAACCAAACCAATAGATGGCGTGCATTTTTGCGACGTATGGGTAAGGGAACATGCACATGTCATCTGGCTCAAG